In Leuconostocaceae bacterium ESL0723, the following proteins share a genomic window:
- a CDS encoding valine--tRNA ligase, whose protein sequence is MRDVDMSTKYDPKAVENGRYQHWLDKKLFAPEGNKAIQGQEPEPYSVVIPPPNVTGKLHLGHAWDTTLQDMIIRQKRMQGYDTLWLPGMDHAGIATQAKVEQRLRKEGITRFELGREKFVDQVWAWKNEYAATIKEQWAKLGLSLDYERERFTLDEGLNKAVNKVFIDLYNKGLIYRGEYIINWDPQARTALSDIEVIYQDDEGAFYHVKYPFTDGTTLNGKDYIEIATTRPETMFGDVAVAVNPTDERYQDLIGKKVRVPLVDREIPIIADDYVEKDFGTGMVKITPAHDPNDFQVGNRHDLERINTMTEDAHMNENAGPYKGLDRFEARKAMARDLEAQGYMLKVVPYVHSVGHSERTGVAIESRLSTQWFVKMEPLAHQILDLQKDPDKKVNFVPGRFEDTFTHWMENIRDWVISRQLWWGHRIPAWYKHKGTPEEEVYVGEKAPGEGWERDPDVLDTWFSSALWPFSTMGWPNDLDHDFARYYPTNTLVTGYDIIFFWVARMMFQGLEFTGERPFENVLIHGLIRDSEGRKMSKSLGNGVDPMDVIDKYGADALRWFLATGSTPGQDVRFSYEKMDAAWNFINKIWNAARYVIMNLDEDTKAELADPADLTLADKWILSRLNSLVGKVTRNFDKFEFGEAGRELYNFIWSDFADWYIEMTKESLSGEGDKKAVQATLAYVLDQTLRLLQPIMPFMAEAIWQELPENVGKHADFAVTAYPTVHPELDNPEAEKAFGSLQDLIVAVRNIRSEANAPMSKPIDVIIKTDDAQLKMIFTENADYINRFVKPHTLTIGASIDLPKLAMSQVISGAEIYVPLAGLIDIDAETKRLEGELDRFNKEVKRAEGKLSNEKFVNSAPEAVVQGERDKLADWQAKYDATQKHLDELKGNQA, encoded by the coding sequence ATGCGTGATGTTGACATGTCTACAAAATACGATCCCAAAGCGGTCGAGAACGGCCGCTACCAACACTGGTTGGATAAGAAACTCTTTGCCCCGGAAGGCAATAAAGCCATCCAGGGACAGGAGCCAGAACCTTACTCAGTGGTTATTCCACCACCAAATGTTACCGGTAAGCTCCACCTGGGTCACGCCTGGGATACGACCCTGCAAGATATGATTATCCGGCAGAAGCGGATGCAGGGTTATGACACCCTCTGGTTGCCCGGCATGGACCACGCCGGCATTGCCACCCAGGCCAAGGTTGAACAGCGCCTGCGCAAGGAAGGCATTACCCGTTTTGAACTGGGCCGGGAAAAGTTTGTGGACCAGGTCTGGGCCTGGAAGAATGAATATGCTGCAACCATTAAGGAGCAGTGGGCTAAGCTAGGTCTGTCACTGGATTATGAGCGTGAGCGCTTTACCTTGGATGAGGGACTGAACAAGGCCGTTAACAAGGTCTTTATTGATCTCTATAACAAGGGACTGATTTACCGTGGTGAGTACATTATCAACTGGGATCCCCAGGCCCGCACGGCCCTTTCAGATATCGAGGTGATCTACCAAGATGACGAAGGTGCCTTCTACCACGTGAAGTATCCCTTTACTGATGGTACGACCTTAAATGGTAAAGATTACATCGAAATTGCCACGACCCGTCCTGAAACCATGTTTGGGGATGTGGCCGTGGCCGTTAATCCAACCGATGAACGTTATCAAGATTTGATTGGTAAGAAGGTGCGGGTGCCATTGGTAGACCGCGAAATCCCAATCATTGCCGATGACTACGTTGAAAAGGACTTTGGAACGGGAATGGTGAAGATCACCCCCGCCCACGATCCTAACGATTTCCAGGTTGGTAACCGTCATGACTTAGAGCGCATCAACACCATGACCGAAGACGCGCACATGAATGAAAACGCCGGTCCTTACAAGGGATTAGACCGCTTTGAGGCACGCAAGGCCATGGCCCGCGACTTAGAAGCCCAGGGTTACATGCTAAAAGTTGTGCCTTACGTCCACTCGGTTGGGCACTCCGAACGGACGGGCGTGGCCATCGAATCCCGCCTATCAACTCAGTGGTTCGTTAAGATGGAGCCCCTGGCCCATCAAATCTTAGACCTGCAAAAAGATCCTGATAAGAAGGTGAATTTCGTACCAGGCCGTTTTGAGGATACCTTTACTCACTGGATGGAAAATATCCGTGACTGGGTCATTTCCCGTCAGCTCTGGTGGGGACACCGGATTCCAGCCTGGTATAAGCACAAGGGCACGCCCGAAGAGGAAGTTTACGTTGGGGAAAAGGCTCCTGGCGAAGGCTGGGAGCGCGACCCGGATGTCTTGGACACCTGGTTCTCATCAGCCCTGTGGCCATTTTCAACCATGGGTTGGCCTAACGACTTAGACCATGACTTTGCCCGCTATTACCCAACCAACACCCTGGTTACCGGTTATGACATTATTTTCTTCTGGGTGGCCCGGATGATGTTCCAAGGCCTGGAATTCACCGGTGAGCGGCCATTTGAAAACGTCCTGATTCACGGTCTGATCCGTGATAGCGAAGGGCGGAAGATGTCTAAGTCCTTGGGTAACGGGGTTGACCCAATGGACGTGATTGACAAGTACGGGGCCGATGCCCTCCGTTGGTTCCTGGCCACCGGTTCTACGCCGGGACAAGACGTCCGCTTCAGTTATGAAAAGATGGACGCGGCCTGGAACTTCATTAACAAGATTTGGAATGCGGCCCGTTATGTCATCATGAACCTAGACGAGGACACCAAGGCTGAGTTGGCGGACCCAGCCGACCTGACTCTGGCTGATAAGTGGATTTTGTCCCGCCTAAACAGCCTGGTAGGTAAGGTAACCCGCAACTTTGATAAGTTTGAATTCGGGGAAGCCGGCCGGGAACTTTACAATTTTATCTGGTCTGACTTTGCCGACTGGTATATTGAAATGACCAAGGAAAGTCTGAGTGGGGAAGGCGACAAGAAGGCCGTCCAAGCTACGCTGGCTTATGTCTTAGACCAGACTCTCCGGCTTTTGCAGCCAATTATGCCATTTATGGCCGAAGCCATCTGGCAGGAGCTGCCTGAAAACGTCGGTAAGCATGCCGACTTTGCTGTAACGGCCTATCCAACCGTGCACCCTGAATTAGACAATCCTGAAGCCGAGAAAGCCTTTGGTTCACTGCAGGACCTGATTGTTGCCGTTCGTAATATCCGTTCTGAGGCGAACGCGCCTATGTCTAAGCCAATTGATGTCATCATCAAAACCGATGATGCTCAGTTGAAGATGATTTTCACTGAAAATGCGGACTACATCAACCGCTTTGTTAAGCCCCACACCCTGACGATTGGCGCTAGCATCGACCTACCTAAGCTGGCCATGTCCCAGGTTATTTCCGGCGCTGAAATTTATGTGCCTTTGGCTGGCCTAATTGACATTGATGCCGAGACTAAGCGCCTCGAAGGTGAGCTGGACCGCTTTAATAAGGAAGTTAAGCGGGCTGAGGGTAAGTTGAGTAACGAGAAGTTTGTCAACAGCGCCCCTGAAGCCGTTGTCCAGGGTGAACGTGATAAGCTGGCTGACTGGCAGGCAAAGTATGACGCCACCCAAAAGCACCTGGATGAACTCAAGGGTAACCAGGCCTAA
- a CDS encoding glutamate-5-semialdehyde dehydrogenase: MTAKIDASLVTLGQQAQQASRQAAQLPTVTKNQVLEALATALVEQTNTVLAANQQDLTTAEISSRFVDRLKLTPERIQDMAAGLRALAQLSDPIGIVDQGWRTPQGLNITRVRVPLGVVGMIYEARPNVTVDAAGLCFKAGNAVILRGGREALQTNQSLVKILRQVLTEYDLNPNLVQLIEKTDHEYAQQFMNLTDYVDVLIPRGSARLIQSVVQHATVPVIETGAGNCHVYVDNVAELDMAQEIILNGKVQRPSVCNATEKVLVHEQVAAEFIPDLVAALRQNQVEVRGDEVVQELVPDVVPATAADWDTEYNDLVIAIKVVPDETAAIDWINQHGTRHSEVIVTDDYPAARRFQQTVDAACVYVNASSRFTDGFEFGFGAEIGISTQKLHARGPMGLPALTTYKYLIDGDGQVRLS; encoded by the coding sequence ATGACTGCAAAGATTGATGCAAGTTTGGTGACCCTGGGACAACAGGCCCAGCAGGCCAGCCGGCAGGCCGCTCAGCTGCCTACGGTCACTAAAAACCAGGTTTTAGAGGCTCTGGCCACTGCCTTGGTTGAACAGACCAATACTGTCTTGGCTGCCAACCAGCAGGATTTAACGACCGCTGAAATCAGCAGCCGCTTTGTCGACCGTCTCAAGCTCACGCCCGAGCGAATCCAGGACATGGCGGCCGGTCTTAGGGCCCTAGCCCAGCTCAGTGATCCGATTGGCATTGTGGACCAGGGCTGGCGGACGCCCCAGGGACTCAACATCACCCGGGTGCGCGTGCCCTTGGGTGTAGTCGGCATGATTTATGAAGCCCGACCAAATGTCACGGTTGATGCGGCTGGCCTCTGTTTTAAGGCCGGCAATGCCGTGATTTTACGCGGTGGCCGCGAAGCCTTGCAGACCAATCAAAGCCTGGTTAAGATTTTGCGCCAGGTTCTAACCGAATATGACCTCAACCCCAACCTGGTCCAACTAATTGAAAAGACCGACCACGAATACGCCCAGCAGTTTATGAACCTAACCGACTACGTCGACGTGCTGATTCCCCGGGGGAGTGCCCGGCTAATTCAGAGCGTGGTCCAGCACGCCACAGTGCCGGTGATTGAAACCGGGGCAGGGAACTGCCACGTTTACGTGGATAACGTGGCCGAACTCGATATGGCCCAAGAAATTATTCTCAACGGTAAGGTCCAGCGGCCATCGGTCTGCAATGCGACCGAAAAGGTCCTGGTCCATGAACAGGTTGCCGCGGAATTTATCCCTGACCTAGTCGCCGCCCTTCGGCAAAATCAGGTCGAGGTCCGCGGTGATGAAGTCGTCCAAGAACTGGTACCAGACGTGGTACCAGCCACAGCCGCTGACTGGGATACCGAGTACAACGACCTGGTGATTGCCATTAAAGTTGTGCCCGACGAAACGGCGGCGATTGACTGGATTAACCAGCACGGGACCCGCCATTCCGAAGTGATTGTGACCGATGATTATCCAGCCGCTCGCCGCTTCCAACAAACGGTTGATGCGGCCTGTGTCTACGTCAACGCCTCTTCCCGTTTTACTGACGGCTTCGAGTTTGGCTTTGGTGCTGAGATTGGGATTTCTACCCAGAAATTACACGCCCGCGGACCAATGGGCCTACCAGCCCTAACGACTTATAAATATTTGATTGACGGGGATGGGCAGGTGCGGCTTTCTTAG
- a CDS encoding alpha/beta hydrolase translates to MKKSSLLWRSLGGVGGLLGVSLGLGKVYANRKNRTLRSVGAEKFAEIFQKGPDVFDADEMAKQYRHSAKPYDLPKHFTRAAGFQWMDKQRQIIERPSKGEFPDHTIFYLHGGAYWADPDYVQFKAVAYIADRADARVVMPIYPKAPTHHAKQALKMVVDSYANLVKTAEPETITILGDSSGAGLALALAFKIRELGLPMPSHIVLMSPWLDVSLTNPEIPVYQEHDTILDANRLRTQGQLYAGDVAVTDPLVSPLYGDLSDLPPIDIFTGTADILYPDTEKFVEQAKKKGEPVYLHKFENQPHDFAVMPMPEAAQALDEISNIVESN, encoded by the coding sequence ATGAAAAAATCATCATTACTTTGGCGTAGCTTAGGTGGCGTCGGTGGTCTCTTAGGTGTTTCCCTGGGACTTGGTAAGGTTTACGCCAACCGTAAAAACCGGACCTTGCGCAGTGTTGGCGCTGAGAAATTCGCTGAAATTTTCCAAAAGGGACCGGACGTCTTTGATGCCGACGAGATGGCTAAGCAGTACCGCCACAGTGCAAAGCCCTACGACCTGCCCAAGCACTTCACCCGGGCCGCTGGCTTCCAGTGGATGGACAAGCAGCGCCAAATCATTGAACGGCCCAGCAAGGGTGAGTTCCCTGACCACACCATCTTTTACCTGCACGGCGGGGCCTACTGGGCTGATCCGGACTACGTTCAATTCAAGGCGGTGGCCTATATCGCTGACCGGGCCGACGCCCGGGTAGTCATGCCAATTTATCCTAAGGCACCCACCCACCATGCGAAGCAGGCCTTAAAGATGGTCGTTGACAGTTATGCCAACCTGGTTAAGACTGCTGAGCCGGAGACCATCACTATTCTTGGCGATTCTTCCGGTGCCGGCTTGGCGCTGGCCCTAGCTTTTAAGATTCGGGAATTGGGCCTGCCAATGCCTAGTCACATCGTCCTGATGTCACCATGGTTAGACGTATCACTCACTAATCCTGAGATTCCGGTTTACCAGGAACACGATACCATTTTGGATGCCAACCGTTTGCGGACCCAGGGTCAGCTCTATGCCGGTGATGTAGCCGTCACCGACCCTCTGGTTAGCCCACTGTACGGTGACTTGAGCGACCTGCCACCAATTGATATCTTTACCGGAACAGCTGACATTCTCTACCCTGATACCGAAAAGTTTGTCGAACAAGCCAAAAAGAAGGGCGAGCCAGTTTACCTACACAAGTTTGAAAACCAGCCCCATGACTTTGCGGTGATGCCTATGCCAGAAGCCGCCCAGGCCCTGGATGAAATTAGTAACATCGTTGAAAGTAACTAA
- a CDS encoding ketoacyl-ACP synthase III → MPGTKILGSGHYVPADIVTNDDLAKIVDTSDEWIQSHTGIKSRHVSLRGENTSDLATQAARKALAEAGVKPEQLGFIIVTTFTPDGLAPSTAALVQRNLEASQAWAFDISTACAGFVFGLSTADKFIRSGQYQYGLVIAAEVNSKMMNFKDRTSTVFFGDGAGAAVVGADDQGGQVVAEEMHTVGDAEVVHSGQIPPLTELSADNYPSIDAFAQQGRMVYQEVTEIIPDHIISFLAKQNLTPDDIDFYIPHQANLRIIEKIAEKLGQPIKKFAQNVVDYGNSSSAGIAMGLDQLRKSENLSGKRVLLTGFGAGFTYGTVLLET, encoded by the coding sequence ATGCCGGGAACGAAAATTTTAGGCAGTGGCCACTACGTCCCTGCCGACATTGTGACCAATGATGACCTTGCTAAAATCGTAGATACCTCTGACGAGTGGATTCAAAGTCACACTGGGATTAAAAGTCGCCACGTTTCCCTACGCGGCGAAAATACAAGTGATCTGGCAACCCAAGCTGCCCGTAAAGCGCTGGCTGAGGCCGGTGTGAAACCCGAACAGTTGGGTTTTATTATTGTCACTACCTTTACCCCTGATGGGTTGGCCCCATCCACGGCGGCTCTGGTACAACGTAATTTAGAGGCCAGCCAAGCCTGGGCCTTTGATATTTCAACGGCCTGTGCCGGCTTTGTCTTTGGTCTCAGCACGGCGGATAAGTTTATCCGCTCTGGCCAGTACCAGTACGGCCTGGTGATTGCGGCGGAAGTGAACTCAAAGATGATGAACTTCAAGGACCGGACCAGCACCGTCTTTTTTGGAGACGGGGCCGGCGCTGCGGTTGTCGGCGCTGATGACCAGGGCGGCCAGGTGGTTGCTGAAGAAATGCACACGGTTGGGGATGCCGAGGTGGTCCACTCGGGTCAGATTCCACCATTAACGGAACTGTCAGCGGATAATTACCCTTCCATTGATGCTTTTGCCCAACAGGGGCGGATGGTTTACCAGGAAGTGACTGAAATTATCCCCGATCACATTATTTCCTTCCTGGCCAAGCAAAATTTGACGCCAGATGACATTGATTTTTACATTCCCCACCAGGCAAATTTGCGGATTATCGAAAAAATTGCCGAAAAATTGGGTCAACCGATCAAAAAGTTTGCTCAAAATGTGGTGGATTATGGTAATAGTTCATCGGCTGGAATCGCAATGGGTCTAGACCAGCTCAGAAAATCAGAAAACCTAAGCGGGAAGCGGGTTTTGCTGACCGGATTTGGGGCCGGATTTACCTATGGTACTGTTCTTTTAGAAACATAA
- a CDS encoding NupC/NupG family nucleoside CNT transporter, whose protein sequence is MYLAINIVGLIVFLAIAVLFSKNRSQIKWRSVLVMVALNLVLAWFLTSFSVGRAAVEAASNGFNELVKVAYTGIAFALPDWVHVKSMNFVTSALLPILLIVPLFDILTYIGVLPFIIKWIGKFLSKISGQPKFESFFSVEMMFLGNTEALAVSSQQLKKISGQRNLTLAMMSMSCVTASIIGAYTSLMPGQFILTAIPINVINALIITSILNPVIVTPEEDTIATIGGNQDQVPEEPIIDSGSEELVEEALNEDVSHKREPFFSFLGDSILSAGKLILIIAANVIAFVALAALVDKVLMLINPWLTLEHLLGIVMYPFAWLLGLSSGDAFQFAQYMGTKLVTNEFVVMGKVTGIIHEFNPHYRAVLTVFITSFANLSTVGMIIGAFKGLVDREKNQVIAKNVGYLLLSGILVSLVSAAVVGIFVW, encoded by the coding sequence ATGTACTTAGCGATTAATATCGTCGGTTTGATTGTCTTTTTAGCGATTGCTGTCCTTTTTTCGAAGAATCGGAGCCAGATTAAGTGGCGTTCAGTCCTGGTGATGGTAGCCTTGAACCTGGTTCTGGCCTGGTTCCTAACCAGTTTCTCAGTTGGTCGAGCGGCGGTTGAAGCCGCTTCCAACGGCTTTAACGAGTTAGTCAAGGTGGCCTATACCGGAATTGCCTTTGCCCTACCGGACTGGGTGCACGTCAAGTCGATGAACTTTGTGACCAGTGCCTTGCTGCCAATCCTGCTGATTGTGCCGCTCTTTGATATCTTGACCTATATCGGAGTCCTGCCCTTCATTATCAAGTGGATTGGGAAGTTCCTTTCTAAGATTTCTGGTCAGCCCAAGTTTGAATCTTTCTTTTCTGTTGAAATGATGTTTCTGGGTAACACCGAAGCCCTCGCAGTTTCTTCCCAGCAGCTGAAGAAAATTAGTGGTCAGCGGAACTTAACCCTGGCGATGATGTCGATGAGCTGTGTCACGGCTTCGATTATTGGGGCCTATACTAGCCTGATGCCAGGTCAGTTTATCCTAACGGCCATTCCAATCAACGTCATTAACGCCTTGATTATCACTAGCATCTTAAATCCAGTCATCGTAACGCCCGAAGAGGACACGATTGCCACGATTGGCGGGAACCAGGACCAGGTTCCGGAAGAACCAATCATTGATTCTGGTTCTGAGGAACTAGTCGAAGAGGCATTAAATGAGGATGTCAGCCATAAGCGCGAGCCCTTCTTCTCCTTCCTGGGGGATTCAATCCTTAGCGCCGGAAAGTTGATTTTGATCATCGCCGCCAACGTCATCGCCTTTGTGGCCCTGGCTGCCCTGGTTGATAAGGTCTTGATGCTCATCAACCCTTGGCTGACCCTGGAACACCTGCTAGGCATCGTGATGTATCCCTTTGCCTGGTTGCTGGGTCTTAGCAGTGGCGATGCCTTCCAGTTTGCCCAGTACATGGGGACGAAGCTGGTTACCAATGAATTTGTGGTCATGGGTAAGGTTACCGGGATCATTCACGAATTCAATCCGCACTACCGGGCCGTTTTGACGGTCTTCATCACCTCCTTTGCCAACCTGTCAACGGTGGGGATGATTATCGGGGCCTTCAAGGGTCTGGTCGATCGTGAAAAGAACCAGGTGATTGCCAAGAACGTTGGTTACCTGCTTTTGTCAGGAATCCTCGTTTCCCTGGTTTCGGCCGCCGTTGTCGGTATCTTTGTTTGGTAA
- a CDS encoding NEAT domain-containing protein, giving the protein MMKIRKGLVGLVLVLAVAVTGFASQAQADDPFNVNFRAVKDGAESTSVSDRYFVKPGQAAVVGDHYEVILTIRTDHSLGLFPVQVTDFNGQQPEVARTTQGNTDFYQFKFTTTTLTQRLNGHMTVNIPSIRYDHYYAFGIEFDANGTPAIGGGQNSGQAESSSDDDQQSAAAQSSSEAASKTPKPQTTPKAAIKYDKKDKAANKPLPWWPFAVVVGLAVVIGVVAEFRYRQKGDR; this is encoded by the coding sequence ATGATGAAAATAAGAAAAGGTCTAGTTGGCTTAGTCTTAGTGCTGGCAGTGGCTGTGACTGGTTTTGCTAGTCAGGCCCAGGCTGATGACCCCTTTAATGTGAATTTTCGGGCCGTAAAGGACGGGGCTGAGAGCACCTCTGTGTCAGACCGTTACTTCGTAAAGCCTGGTCAGGCAGCAGTGGTGGGCGACCACTATGAAGTAATCTTGACTATCCGAACTGATCACAGCCTGGGACTCTTCCCGGTGCAGGTGACTGATTTTAACGGCCAGCAGCCGGAAGTGGCCCGGACAACCCAAGGAAACACTGATTTCTACCAGTTCAAGTTCACCACGACAACCCTGACTCAGCGCCTGAACGGGCACATGACCGTTAACATCCCATCAATTCGTTATGACCACTACTACGCCTTTGGGATTGAATTTGATGCCAACGGGACCCCGGCCATCGGTGGGGGGCAAAATAGTGGCCAGGCCGAAAGTTCATCCGATGATGACCAGCAGAGTGCTGCGGCCCAGTCCAGCAGTGAGGCGGCATCTAAGACGCCCAAGCCCCAAACCACGCCCAAGGCAGCCATTAAGTACGATAAGAAGGATAAGGCGGCTAACAAGCCCCTACCTTGGTGGCCCTTTGCCGTAGTGGTTGGGTTAGCCGTGGTTATTGGTGTGGTAGCTGAATTCCGCTACCGGCAAAAGGGTGACCGCTAG
- the proB gene encoding glutamate 5-kinase gives MPESESASQQGKKVVVKIGTSSLIHENGELKITEITALAEVLSQLRKEGYQILLVSSGAVGAGMNQLGIRERPDEIAELQALSAIGQVHLMALYDRIFGAFHQQVAQVLLTRDVVDYPHSRQNVWQTLGALLTNGVLPIINENDAVSVDEFDHQTTFGENDQLAAVVSHLVDADLLIIMSDIDGLYDANPKHHPDAHLIPWVAQVDDHLLGSAEGPGSQFGSGGMATKLRAADLVLKHGGQMALVNGDDPQNVVRALNDQPVGTRFSAQKPKYL, from the coding sequence ATGCCAGAAAGTGAAAGTGCCAGCCAGCAGGGGAAGAAGGTCGTCGTTAAGATTGGGACCAGTTCCTTAATTCATGAAAATGGTGAACTGAAAATTACCGAAATTACCGCCCTGGCCGAGGTGCTAAGCCAGCTGCGCAAGGAGGGGTATCAAATTCTCCTGGTTTCTTCTGGCGCGGTTGGCGCGGGCATGAACCAACTCGGTATCCGGGAACGACCGGATGAAATCGCCGAATTACAGGCCTTATCGGCGATTGGCCAGGTGCATCTGATGGCCTTATATGACCGGATTTTTGGCGCCTTCCACCAGCAAGTCGCCCAGGTGCTCTTAACCCGGGACGTAGTTGACTACCCCCACAGCCGGCAAAATGTCTGGCAGACCCTGGGCGCCTTGCTAACGAACGGTGTCCTGCCCATCATTAATGAAAACGATGCGGTTTCAGTTGATGAATTTGATCATCAGACGACCTTTGGTGAAAACGACCAGCTGGCCGCCGTAGTCAGCCACCTGGTTGATGCCGACTTGCTGATTATTATGTCCGATATTGATGGGCTTTATGACGCGAACCCTAAGCACCATCCCGATGCCCATTTGATTCCCTGGGTGGCCCAGGTTGATGACCACTTGTTGGGTTCCGCTGAGGGTCCTGGTTCCCAGTTTGGTTCCGGCGGCATGGCTACCAAGCTCCGCGCCGCGGATCTGGTCTTAAAGCACGGTGGCCAGATGGCCCTGGTTAACGGGGACGACCCGCAAAATGTGGTCCGGGCCTTAAATGACCAGCCGGTCGGGACCCGGTTTTCGGCCCAAAAGCCTAAGTACTTATAA
- a CDS encoding LysM peptidoglycan-binding domain-containing protein, whose amino-acid sequence MKKIALLIAAGAASFFVAGAQPANADDSAANNQKTYTVQSGDTLSYIANLFGIDVNSIAQQNNIANIDRINAGQPLKFEIDEATAQNAVNRVQELQQKQDELSAAAPKIDVQVPSIGEALQTLINRESGGNVNASNGDYFGLGQLSSQLRAVYGGNSTDYNDQLNAMQAYIRDTYGTPENALAHSNAYGWY is encoded by the coding sequence ATGAAAAAAATTGCCTTATTGATTGCTGCCGGTGCGGCTTCGTTCTTTGTAGCGGGTGCCCAACCAGCTAACGCCGATGATTCAGCGGCGAACAACCAAAAGACTTATACGGTTCAGTCTGGGGATACCCTGAGTTACATCGCTAACCTCTTTGGTATTGATGTTAATTCCATCGCCCAGCAGAACAACATTGCCAACATTGACCGGATTAACGCTGGTCAGCCATTGAAGTTCGAGATTGACGAAGCAACGGCCCAAAATGCGGTTAACCGTGTTCAGGAATTGCAGCAAAAGCAAGATGAGCTTTCAGCTGCTGCGCCTAAGATTGATGTCCAGGTGCCAAGCATTGGTGAAGCCTTGCAGACTTTGATCAACCGCGAGTCTGGTGGTAACGTCAACGCCTCTAACGGTGACTACTTCGGACTAGGCCAACTGTCTTCACAGTTGCGCGCCGTTTACGGTGGTAACTCAACCGATTACAACGACCAGCTGAACGCCATGCAGGCCTATATCCGGGATACTTACGGTACCCCTGAGAACGCCCTGGCACACAGCAATGCCTACGGTTGGTACTAA
- a CDS encoding glutamate--cysteine ligase, producing the protein MSTIVNELVNQKHLAWLYQGHFGIEIEEHRVQTGRKSLSQHPHPASLGDRIDQPYFQTDFSESMEELVTAPKPSTKAVLDHLHELQAILAHELQPDEIIWPLSMPPHLAPDDLKFLETHFERYWYQDYRDTLARRYGYFQHIMTGIHVNFSFDTDFLDWFQENRDLPTRAAAENQLYFKVAQQLVGYRWLLTYLLGASPVSENAADHLNEKAPGLQPVRSWRESKYGFANLPGIKNDYTSMANLIKQVDAYLASGDLFDKSEFYGPVRFKGPQTLDDIKSQGTDYVEFRMFDLNPFSQDGITKAALDLVHLLVLDAVTNDHEWTGAELDAANDLNNRVALAHPTTPLEPSAQRNAADTLKRLAHLAQQAPAEWRDDLLAAVAQAQAGVIDPRQTVGGHLVHEFHKGSLAAFAMQRGRILQDERLAEPAPYVFATGPLLPNYIQAQKMGFKTEVKPNNHLSLDFRGHHWDADANTNLDALRAEVKPGDH; encoded by the coding sequence ATGTCCACTATCGTTAATGAGTTAGTCAATCAAAAGCATTTGGCCTGGCTGTACCAGGGTCATTTCGGGATTGAAATTGAGGAGCACCGGGTTCAAACCGGCCGCAAAAGTCTTTCCCAGCACCCTCATCCAGCTAGTTTGGGCGATCGGATTGATCAGCCCTATTTTCAGACTGACTTTTCAGAGAGTATGGAGGAATTGGTTACAGCGCCCAAGCCTTCCACTAAGGCGGTCCTCGACCACCTGCATGAGTTGCAGGCTATCTTGGCCCACGAATTGCAGCCGGATGAGATTATTTGGCCCTTATCGATGCCGCCCCACCTAGCGCCCGATGATTTGAAGTTCTTGGAGACCCACTTTGAGCGCTACTGGTACCAGGATTACCGCGATACCCTGGCCCGGCGCTATGGCTATTTCCAGCACATTATGACTGGGATTCATGTCAATTTTTCCTTTGACACGGATTTTTTGGACTGGTTCCAAGAAAACCGGGACCTGCCTACCCGGGCGGCCGCGGAAAACCAGCTCTACTTTAAAGTAGCCCAACAGCTAGTTGGTTACCGCTGGCTGTTGACCTACCTCCTAGGGGCCAGTCCGGTCAGTGAAAATGCGGCTGACCACTTGAATGAGAAGGCCCCCGGTCTGCAACCAGTCCGTTCTTGGCGGGAAAGTAAGTACGGTTTTGCCAACCTGCCCGGTATTAAAAACGACTACACCTCGATGGCCAACCTGATTAAACAGGTTGATGCCTATCTGGCCAGTGGCGATCTCTTTGATAAGAGTGAGTTCTACGGCCCAGTCCGTTTTAAAGGGCCTCAAACCCTGGATGATATTAAGAGCCAGGGGACTGACTACGTAGAGTTCCGGATGTTTGACCTGAACCCCTTCAGCCAAGATGGGATTACCAAGGCTGCTCTGGACTTAGTACATCTCTTGGTTCTAGACGCCGTAACCAACGACCATGAGTGGACTGGCGCTGAACTTGATGCCGCTAATGACTTAAACAACCGGGTCGCCCTGGCCCATCCAACCACGCCACTGGAACCATCGGCCCAAAGAAACGCCGCTGACACCTTAAAGCGGCTAGCCCACCTGGCCCAGCAGGCCCCAGCCGAATGGCGCGATGACCTGCTGGCCGCTGTAGCTCAGGCCCAGGCCGGTGTGATTGACCCCCGGCAGACCGTTGGGGGCCACCTGGTTCACGAATTTCACAAGGGTTCCCTGGCCGCCTTTGCCATGCAGCGGGGACGGATTTTACAGGACGAACGTCTGGCTGAGCCAGCCCCTTATGTCTTTGCGACCGGTCCACTACTGCCCAACTATATCCAGGCCCAGAAAATGGGCTTCAAAACCGAGGTTAAGCCTAATAACCATCTCAGCCTAGACTTCCGCGGCCACCACTGGGATGCGGATGCCAACACCAACTTAGACGCGTTGCGGGCTGAAGTGAAACCTGGAGACCATTAA